DNA sequence from the Halobacterium sp. DL1 genome:
CGTTCGCGCAGGGCAGCCAGCCACTGGAACTGTCCGTCGACGACGGCGCGGTGACGAACGTCTCGTTCCCGGTGTCGTACACGCCACCAGAGTACGCGGACGAGTCCGCGTTCACCGAGCGCGAGGTGACCGTCGACGCTGGCGACGTCGAACTCGGCGGCACTCTCACGGTGCCCGCGGGCGAGACGCCCGTGCCGGGGGTCCTGCTGGTCCACGGCGCTGGCCTCCACGACCGTGACGGGACCGCCGGCGAGAGCAGGATTCTGCAGGACCTCGCGTGGGGACTCGGATCGCGAGGTGTCGCAGTACTCCGGTACGAGAAGCGCCTCCTCGACCACGAGGACGAGATTCCCCCGGAGGAGCACGACCTAGACACCGTCGTCATCGACGACGCCATCGCCGCGGTCGACGAACTCGCGAACGCGGACGAGGTCGACGCCGACAGGGTGTTCGTCGCGGGACACAGCCAGGGCGGCATGTGTGCGCCCAGCATCGCCGAGCGACACGGCGTTCGAGCGAGCGTAGCGAGCTCGAGCTCGGCAGGCTCGCAAAGCGAGTCTGCCGGCGGCGTCGCGGGCATCGTGAGCCTCGACGGGCCGGCCGATCCCGGGATCGACGTCGAGGCAATCACCGACAACATCCGGTACGGCCTCTCGCCGGACGGCGAACTCACGGAGGCCCAGGCGGAGTTTCTCGCCGAGGAGCGGGCCGAACTCGAGGCGGCCGCGAACGGGGAGTACGACGAGGACGACACGGTACTGGGCGGCCCCGCAACGCTGCACGAGAGCTTCGTCTCGATGGACCCCGTCGAGACTGCGAACGACCTGTCGGTCCCGCTGTTCGCCGCCACGACCGAGCGAGTCGACCCCGAGGTACAGTCGGAGCTTGTCGAGTCGCGCCGGGAAGGTGTCGAGCAGTGGCGGGAAGCAGGGTCGATCGACGACGACCGCTTCGAGCACTACGAGGACGTCGGCCACTACTTCCAGCACGGGGAGACACCCGCGACGACGATGGAACACCTCAAATTCGGCGGGAACGTCGCCGACTACGTGGTCGAGGACGTCGCGGAGTGGGTCCACGAAGTGAGCGAGCGCTGAGGGCGGTCTCGCGGTGAGGGGACCGATTGTGGACCGACCACTTTGTCCCGTTCTCGCTCGGTTGCTCGCTCAGGCCTCAGCGTTCGACGCGAACTGGTCCGGAGAGTCCTCCTTGACGCGCCGTTCGGTGCGCTCCTCGCGCGGTCGCCCGGGTCGCTCCCGGTGAGACGGTCGAGCACCCACAGCACCGCGAGGAACGGGGCCAGCGGGAGGAAGAGCAGGAGCGACCCCGCAGCGACGGCGATGACGCTCATCTCGGCGTCGGGTTCGAAGCCACTCGCCGGGCCGACGCTGTTCTGGTCAGTCGTGGCACGTAGACGTAGGTGCGCCGAAAATACCACACGCGAGGCGGAGACGGAGAACAGGCCGGCGTGGAGTTTCCGGGCAGTCGCGCCTCGATCAGGCGGGGCTCGGCGTCTGGACCGTGGAGATGTACGAGGTGAGGTCCTTGGTGGTGATGATGCCGATGACGGTGTCGTCGTCGAGGACCGGCATGTGGTGGAACCCGTGCTCGACCATCGCGTCCGCGACGTCTCGAATGGAGTCCTGTACGCTCGCGGTGACGACGCCCGTGGTCATGTAGCGCTCGACGGTCGTCTCGGCCTTCGGCTTGCTCTTCGCGACGATGTCGACGAAGTCCGTGGTCGTGAGGATTCCCTCGAGGTGGTCCTCTTCGTCGACGACGATGAGCGAGCCGATGCCGTGTTCGAGCATCAGGTCCGCCGCGTCCGCGACGAGCGTGTCCTTCGAGACCGTGTGGAGGTCGTCCGACATCAGCTGGCCGACGAAAATATCGTCCATGTGCGAACGTGCTACCGGACGTGTGATAAACGTTGTCCGATTCGACCAGTCGCTGGGGCGAACGAGCGCGGAGTATGCGCCGGGATAATTCTCCCAGCCGGAAAAATTATCACATAGTCGAAACGTCTTAGTTGGCGTCTGTCGACGTTCACGCATGGACGACCGCCCCCGCATCGAGACCCGCGCAGTCGGTCACGGAGAAGACCCCGGAGCGACGCTCCGTGGCGACGTCGTCTCCCCCATCCACCTCGCGTCCACGTTCGCCCTCCCGGAACTCGACACCAACCTCAGTCTGGAGGACGTCGACCCCGCCGAGGGACAGTTCCTCTACTCCCGGCTCAACAATCCGACACGTCACGCCCTGGAGCAGCGCCTCGCCTCCCTGGAGGGCGGTGAGCACGGCTTCGCGTTCTCCTCGGGCACGTCGGCCATCGCCACCGCGGTCATGGCGTCCGTCGAACCCGGCGACCACGTCGTCGCCTTCGACGACCTGTACGCCGGGACTCGGCGCCTCCTCGAGACGTTGTTCCGCGACAGACTGGGCGTCGACGTCTCGTTCGTGGACGCCACCGACCCCGACAACGTCGCCGACGCGGTCCGCCCCGAGACGACGCTGCTCTGGATGGAGACGCCCACCAACCCGCTGCTGAAGCTCTGTGACGTCCGGGCCATCGCCGACATCGCCCAGGACGCAGACGCCCGCCTCGGCGTCGACAACACGTTCCTCAGCCCGTACTTCCAGACCCCACTCGACCTCGGCGCGGACGTCGTCGCCCACTCCACGACGAAGTACCTCAACGGCCACAGCGACTCCGTCGGCGGGGCTCTCGTCACCGACGACGAGTCGTTCGCCGACGACGTGGCGTTCCTCCAGCAGGTGGGTCTCGGCAACGTGCTCTCGCCGTTCGACGCCTACCTCGTGTTGCGCGGCACCAAGACGCTCGCACCCCGGATGCGCGACCACGAGGCGAACGCGCTCGCCATCGCGGAGTACCTGGAGTCTCACGACGCGGTCAGCGCGGTCCACTACCCCGGACTGGAGAGCCACCCGCAGCACGAACTCGCTCGCGAGCAGACCGCCGGCTACGGCGGCATCCTCTCCTTCGAACTCGACGGCGACTTCGCGGACGCGAAGCGGTTCCTGGAGGCCCTCGAGGAGTTCGCGCTCGCGGTCAGCGTCGGCGGCGTCGAGTCTCTCGCCGAACTCCCCGCGGGGATGACCCACGAACCGATTCCCAAGGCCGAGCGGGATTCCCAGGGCATCACCGACTCGCTGATACGGATCTCCGTCGGGATCGAGCACGTCGACGACCTCGTCGCGGACCTCGACCGCGGCTTCGCGGCGATGCGCGGCCAGCCAGTGGACCAGTAGTGGACCAGTAGTGATACGGGATAACCGGTTCGCTCAGGTCGCGCTCAGGGCGACCACGCGGCCATCGGCGTACATCACGTAAATCTCCGCCGCGCCGTCGCCGTCCGTGTCCGCGAGTCGTGGGTGGGTGTAGACGACGACGTCGCGGCTGTACGTCGCCACCACCTGGCCGTCCGACGGCGAGACGACCTTCACCATGCCGTCGTTCGTCGTCGCGACGAGTTCTCGGTCGCCGTCGCCGTCCACGTCGCCGAGCACCGGTGGGGGCATCATCTGGACGTCCGCGGTCGTCAGTGTCGTCGTCCACTCCGTCTCCCCGCTCTCAGCGTCGAGGTTGCGGAGGACGCCGTCCGCCGCGGTGGCGTAGACCTCCAGTGTTCCGTCGTCGTCGCCGTCGCCGACCGCCCGGACCGCCGCCAGTGCCTCGAACTCGCGGGTCCACTCGGCGCGACCGGTGCGGCCGTCCACCGCGACGACGGACCCGCCACGCGTCGCCACCACTATCTCGCGCGCCGGGTCGTCGTCGACGTTCGCCGTCGTCATCCACGTTATCGACGTCTCGGTGAGGTTCGCCCGGTGCCAGACGGTCGACCCGTCCTGCTCGAACAGGTTGAGTTCGCCACCGCCGGCCACGCCCACGACGAGTTCCCGGTCGCCGTCCGCGTCGAAGTCAGCGACCGACGGCTGCCCCCAGGTGTAGGCGTCCAGCTGCCGCGTCCACGCTGCCGTCCCGTTCGCGTGGACGACCGATACCTCGCCGCGCGCGTCGACCACGACCACCTCCCGCTCGCCGCCCCCGACGAAGTCAGTTAGGAGCGGGCCGGAGTAGCCGTAGGAGGATAGCTCGTAACTGAACTCCGCGTCGCCGGTACGGGCGTCGAACCCGGTGACTCGCCGTTCGGTCGTCGCGACGAACACCTCCAGCGTGCCGTCGCCGTCGAGGTCACCGACGACGGGGTCCGCGACGGCGTGGATGGCGCAGTCCTCGGGCGCGACTGGGTGGCTCCACTCCCGGTCGCCGTCACCGTCCAGCGCGAACAGTCCGCAGTCGTCGGTTCCCTTTCGGCCGCTCACCGGCGCGAACACGAACATCTCGTCCCCGAGTCTCGCCGCCGCCGGCTCGTGGTGGGTCACGCGCACGTCGCGCCCGGTGTCGCTCACCCACGCCACCGAGAGGTCGGTGCTGTCGCCGCCGGAACCGCCGAACGCGAGGAACGCGCCGCTCGCTCGGCGACGACTCTCCCGTATGCGCTGGACGCGCGTCGTCGGTGTTCTGCTCGCCGTCCCGTGGCTGGTCGGCGTCGCCGCTGCCCACGAGGTCCCGGGCGGGCGCCTCGACGCGCCACTCCCGCTCCCACTGCTGTTCGCGGGGGCCGGCTTCACGGTCGCGGCGACCGCGTGTTGGTTCGCCCGCGACGACCACACCGTCGACGAGCGAGAGCGACGCCAGGTGGAAGTTCCGTGGCTCCCGCTCGGCAGACACCTCCTCCGTGCGGTCGGCCTGGTGGGGTTCGCGGGCGTGCTCTGGTTCGGGCTGTTCGGGCTGCAGGTGGCCGCCGACAACCCCGCCACGCTGTTCGCGTGGGCGGTCGCGCTGAAGGGCGTCGGCCTCGTCGCCGTCGTCGCCGGGAGCCCGTGGCGCTCGCTGTCGCCCTGGCGAACCGCCTACGACGCGTTCGTCGCGCTCGAGGGCGACGAGCTAGCGCGCTTCGACTACCCGGACTGGCTCGGCGTCTGGCCCGCAGTCGTCGGGTTCGTCCTCCTCGTCGGCGTCACCGAGAACCTCACCGGGATTCCCCAGTCGCCACGCCTCACCGCGGGCGTCCTCGCCGCTTACGCGGTTCTGATGCTCCTCGGCGGACTCGCGTTCGGCCGCACGTTCTTCGACCGGGCCGACGCCCTGGCGGTGCTCTACGCCCTCCTCGGTCGGGTCTCGCCACTGGAGTGGCGCGAGCGGGGCGTCGTCGTCCGCCCACCCTGGGCCGCCTGCGCTCGCACGCCGTCGACTCCAGGCGTCGCGGCCTTTGTCGTCGCGGCTGTCTACACCGTCACCTTCGACGGGTTCTCGAACTCGCCCGAGTACCAGACCGTCTACTTCGCCCTCCGCGACGCCACCGGCGCAGTCACGCCGCTCGCGCTCTACGTCGCGGGCCTCGCGGCGTTCCTGGTCGCGTTCGCCGTGGTCGCGCTCGCGGCGGACCGACTCGGGTCGGGGCGGAGCGTTCGGGGCGCGGCCGCCGCGTTCGCGCCGACCGTCGTCCCCATCGCGGCCGCCTACGAGGTGGCCCACAACTACTCGTTCGTCGCGCGGAACCTCTCGCAGTTGCTGTCGCTGGTCGACGGGGTCTCTGTCTCCCTGCTCGGCTGGCTGCCGCTGTCGGCGTTCTGGTGGTCGCAGGTGGCGCTCGTCGTCGCCGGCCACCTCCTCGCCGTGGCGGCCGCACACCTCGTCGTCAGCGCCCGGTACGGCAAGCACGCCGGTCGGGCCCACGCGCCGCTCGTCGCGCTGATGGTCGGCTACACGGTGCTCTCCCTGTGGGTCGTCTCCCGCCCGGTCGTGACCTGACCCGAGCGCTTAGCACGCTCCGGCCGCAAGGGACGGTCGTGATTCCCGTCGCGCACGCCCAGTCGGCTGGCCTGAGCCTCCCCCTGGTGGCGGCGCTCGCTGTCGCCGGGCTCGCCGCCGCCGTGCTCACGGGCGCGGCGCTCGCCGTCTTTCTGCGACGCAAGTCCCGCTCGCACCTGCTGGTCGCACTCGCGCTCGGCGCTCTGCTCGCCCGCACCGGCGTCGCCGCCGCGAGCATCGGTGGCGCGATGGCTCTCGACAGCCACCACCTCGTCGAGCACTCGCTGGACGTGGTGATGGCGGCACTCGTCGTCGCTGCGGTCTACTACGCCCGATCTACAGAGGTCTCCTCGGGAGGTGGGACGCGGTGACGGCCGTCCGCGAGCGCGTCCGCGACCACGTCGCCGCGAACCCCGGCGTCCACTTCAACGCCGTCGTGCGACAACTCGACCTCGCGCCCGGGCAGGTCCAGCACCACGTGCGCAGCCTCCGCGACGACGGCGCGCTCGCCGTCGACGGGTTCTACGGCCGTACGCACTACTTCCCGCCGGAGACGCCCGAGTGGGAGCGCGCGGCGCTCGCGCTCGCCCGCCGCGAGACGGCCCGCGACGTCCTCCTCTGCCTGCTGGACACGTGCCCGTCGTCGCCGAGTGACGTGGCCGAACGCGTCGGAGTCGCCCGGAGCACCCTCGAACACCACGTCTCGAATTTCGTCGAGTGCGGCGTCGTGGAGAAGCGCCGCGACGCCCGCAACCGCGTGACGCTCGCACTCACGCGGCCTGAGGATACGGTTCGCGTGCTCGACGCGGTCCAGCCGTCGGTTCCGGAGCGCTTCGTCGACCGCTTCGAGCGCCTCGTCGACGACCTACTGGACTGACTGCGCGCGGCCGCCGCTGACAGCGCGAACGACGCTCCCGAGCAGCAGCACCACGCTCGCCGCGAAGAAGACGCCGCCGACGGGGGACGAGGGGTCGAGGAACGCCCAGTAGGCGGGCGTCGCCGCCGCGCCGAACAGCACGGAGAGCACGCCGTAGAACGCCGGCGCGCAACAGCAGCACGCGGTCGCGCCGGTCGTCGCCGCCATCCCGAGCGCCGACGTGCCGGAGCTGTCCCTGGTGCCAGTGGCCCACTGCTGGACCATCACGCCGACGTTGAGCGCCGCCAGAGTCCCGAGCAGGGTGACCAGGAGGACGGTGCCCACCGAGAAGTAGCCTGCCAGCGGTACTGACGGGAAGACGAACTCGACGGCGGGCCACGCGACCAGCGGGTCCGCCACCGGCAGGAAGATGACGAGCGGTTCTGTGGGAGCGCCCACGCCCGGGTCCGGGTTCAGCGTGAGGGTGCCCGCCGAAAACAGGAAGAACACGGAGAATAGCGTCCCGGCGAGCAGTCCGGCGCCGAGCGGGCGGCGGTCCCGGCGGAGGCTCTGGAGGACGGCCCGCGCGTCCCGCCACAGGACGTAGCCGACGGCCAGCACGACGGTCACGACGAGCACGTGGCCGGCCGGGTTGTAGACGCCCCCGTTCGGCATCGCGACTGGGTAGACGACCCACGCCGCGAGGAGGATTCCCAGGCCGGCGTACCGCGGCCGCTGGGGCCACCTGAGTCGACCGACGACGAGGCTACCGACGGCCATCGCGACGCCGACGACGAGGCTCAGCGTCGGGTAGATGTCCGTGAGCGTCGGCGGCGTCTCGGCGACGACCTGGAGTTCGACGAGACCGACGAGTCCGAACAGTCCGGCGACGGTGGCCGTGAACGCGACCACGGCGCTCGTCGTGCTCTCGACCGCGCTGCGTCGGTAGGCGGCGACAGCGCCCGCCGAGATGCCGCCGCCCACCAGCACCAGCACGAACAGCAGCCAGTGGGGGGTTCCGGCGTGCGTCGTGCCGGAGTGGGCCGCCGCCGTACCGACGGCAGTGCTGGCCGCGAGACCGCTCCCGGTGGCGCGCGCGACGCGCCGGATCGTCTGCATGGTCGGAGATAGCGAGCGGGCACCTTAACGGATTCTGGTTCGCCCGTCGAATTCGACGCCCGCACCAGAACCCCTTTTCAGACACGCCCGTAACGGTCGACCATGCACTCCGACGAGTGCGGTATCCCCCGCCGCGCGTTCCTCAAGTCGGCAGTCGCCATCGGCGGCGCGAGCGCGCTGGCGGCCTGCGTGGACCGCGAGAGCGAGGTCTCTGTCCCGACCGGCACCGACGACCCCGCGTCCCTGCCCGCACGCCAGCACGCGTGGAACGACTACGCCGCCCGCGACGACGCCGGCAACGTCCTGCCGCCTCGCCACCACGTCCTCCTCCACCTCGACTACGACGGCTCCGAACCGACGGCCGACGACCGCCGGACACTCGAGGACGCGCTCCGCTCGCTGGAGCGCGCCTACGAGTGGTCGAACGAGGGCCTGCTGTTCACGCTCGGCTACTCGCCCGCGTACTTCGAGTCACTCGGCGGGTCGCCCGCTGACGTAGACCTGCCAGAACCACGCGCCCTCTCGGAACTCGAAGACCCCGAGTTCGACACTCCTGACGCAATCCTCCACTTCGCGAGCGACCACGCGCAGGTCGTCCTCGCGGCCGAGGAGGGGATGCGCGGGAACCGCGAGGCGCTCAACGACGGACCGGTCGACGCCACGCTGACCGACGCGTTCTCGGTAGCCGACCGTCGAACCGGCTTCGTCGGCGAGGGTCTCCCGGCCGACAACCAGGACACGGGCGGCGTCCCGGACTCGAAACCGGTCGACGAGGACGCCCCGCTGTACATGGGGTTCAAATCCGACTTCGAGAAGAGCCAGGCGACCGAGGACCGCGTCACGATTCAGTCCGGTCCGTTCGCGGGCGGCACCACCCAGCACGTCTCCCACATCGACCTGAACCTCCAGCAGTGGTACGAGCAGGACGGCCGCGAGGAGCGCGTCGCGAAGATGTTCTGTCCGGCCCACGCCGACTCGGGCGCCGTCGAGGGGACCGGCGAGAATCTCGGAGATAGCCCCCAGCTAGACGACTGTGCGGACCCTCTGGAGGACGCCCAGCAGCGCGGCGTCGTCGGCCACGGCCAGAAACTCCAGTCCGTGCGCGAGGACGGCCGCCCCATCATCCTCCGGCGGGACTTCGACTCCACGGACTTCGACCACGCGGGCACCCACTTCCTCGCCCTCCAGCGAGAGCTATCGGACTTCGTCACCACCAGAGACGCCATGAACGCCACGGACATCACGGACCAGTCGGCAGTCGGACGGCGCACGAACAACGGCATCAGGCAGTATCTCTCGGTGACCCACCGCGGGAACTACCTGCTGCCGCCGCGCGGGAAGCGCACGCTCCCCACTCCGGAGGGCGGCGATGCGTAGACGCGACGTGCTAGCCGCGGCAGGTGCCACGGGCCTCGCTGCGTCGGCTGGCTGTCTCGGCTTCCTCGAGACGGAGCGCGCGAGTCGCGAACCGCCGGTCCCCGAGAACCGGCCGGACGCGCCCTACCTCCCCTCGCACACGGAGGGAATGGAGATGGCGGGGATGGTCGCGAACGGGCGATACCGCTGCGCCCTGTCGTACACGTTTGCCCACCGCTTCTGGCTCGTGAACGGGGAGAGCACCGAGCGCGTCGACGTCGAGGACGGCGACGACGTCCACCTGATGGCGTCGGTGTGGGACGCCGAGGCGGGCGTCGCGCTCCCCGCGACGAGCCCCCACATTACCCTCTCCGGCCCGGACGGCGAGACCAGTTCGTTGGCCCCCTGGCAGATGCTCTCCCAGCAGATGGGCGTCCACTACGGCGACAACGTCGGCCTCGGAGCGGAGGGCGACTACGAGGCCACGGTCCAAGTCGCCCTCGGCGGGACGCGGCGGACGGACTCGGTCGAGACCCCGGACGGCCCGATACAGTTCTCCTTCTCGTTCACGTTCGAGCGGAACGCCCTGAACGAACTCCCCTACGAGGACATCCCGGCGGACCGCGAGGGGAACGAAGGCGCCGTCGACCCGATGGACACGAAGGCCGTGCAGGTCGGCCGAGTGCCCGCCGCGAACTCGTTCCCGATTCCGCTCCGCGGGAGCGGCGCGACGGAAGGCGTGGAACTGGCCGTCGGGGGCACCGACCAGCGCGGCCAGTTCGCG
Encoded proteins:
- a CDS encoding cystathionine beta-lyase; protein product: MDDRPRIETRAVGHGEDPGATLRGDVVSPIHLASTFALPELDTNLSLEDVDPAEGQFLYSRLNNPTRHALEQRLASLEGGEHGFAFSSGTSAIATAVMASVEPGDHVVAFDDLYAGTRRLLETLFRDRLGVDVSFVDATDPDNVADAVRPETTLLWMETPTNPLLKLCDVRAIADIAQDADARLGVDNTFLSPYFQTPLDLGADVVAHSTTKYLNGHSDSVGGALVTDDESFADDVAFLQQVGLGNVLSPFDAYLVLRGTKTLAPRMRDHEANALAIAEYLESHDAVSAVHYPGLESHPQHELAREQTAGYGGILSFELDGDFADAKRFLEALEEFALAVSVGGVESLAELPAGMTHEPIPKAERDSQGITDSLIRISVGIEHVDDLVADLDRGFAAMRGQPVDQ
- a CDS encoding histidine kinase, which translates into the protein MDDIFVGQLMSDDLHTVSKDTLVADAADLMLEHGIGSLIVVDEEDHLEGILTTTDFVDIVAKSKPKAETTVERYMTTGVVTASVQDSIRDVADAMVEHGFHHMPVLDDDTVIGIITTKDLTSYISTVQTPSPA
- a CDS encoding transcriptional regulator; protein product: MTAVRERVRDHVAANPGVHFNAVVRQLDLAPGQVQHHVRSLRDDGALAVDGFYGRTHYFPPETPEWERAALALARRETARDVLLCLLDTCPSSPSDVAERVGVARSTLEHHVSNFVECGVVEKRRDARNRVTLALTRPEDTVRVLDAVQPSVPERFVDRFERLVDDLLD
- a CDS encoding Tat pathway signal protein gives rise to the protein MHSDECGIPRRAFLKSAVAIGGASALAACVDRESEVSVPTGTDDPASLPARQHAWNDYAARDDAGNVLPPRHHVLLHLDYDGSEPTADDRRTLEDALRSLERAYEWSNEGLLFTLGYSPAYFESLGGSPADVDLPEPRALSELEDPEFDTPDAILHFASDHAQVVLAAEEGMRGNREALNDGPVDATLTDAFSVADRRTGFVGEGLPADNQDTGGVPDSKPVDEDAPLYMGFKSDFEKSQATEDRVTIQSGPFAGGTTQHVSHIDLNLQQWYEQDGREERVAKMFCPAHADSGAVEGTGENLGDSPQLDDCADPLEDAQQRGVVGHGQKLQSVREDGRPIILRRDFDSTDFDHAGTHFLALQRELSDFVTTRDAMNATDITDQSAVGRRTNNGIRQYLSVTHRGNYLLPPRGKRTLPTPEGGDA